One Phaseolus vulgaris cultivar G19833 chromosome 11, P. vulgaris v2.0, whole genome shotgun sequence genomic window carries:
- the LOC137826713 gene encoding 3-deoxy-manno-octulosonate cytidylyltransferase, mitochondrial: protein MAPCSSSSSSSSTASFGSSTTAKTWIVHGIVAGVAIAAAVGARAYMTRFSKFRSRVVGIIPARYASSRFQGKPLVQILGKPMIQRTWERAKLAVTLDHLVVATDDEKIADCCRQFGADVIMTSESCKNGTERCNEALQKLGKNYDIVVNIQGDEPLIEPEIIDGVVKTLQAAPDAVFSTAVTSLKPEDAHDPNRVKCVVDNSGYAIYFSRGLIPFNKSGKVNPKFPYLLHLGIQSYDAKFLRIYPDLQPTPLQLEEDLEQLKVLENGYKMKVIKVNHEAHGVDTPEDVGKLESLMRERNLS from the exons ATGGCACCAtgctcatcgtcttcttcttcttcttctacggCGTCGTTTGGTTCTTCGACCACCGCAAAGACGTGGATTGTCCATGGAATTGTGGCGGGAGTGGCCATTGCAGCGGCGGTGGGTGCACGCGCTTACATGACCCGATTCAGCAAGTTTCGGAGCCGGGTCGTTGGTATTATACCCGCCCGGTATGCCTCTTCGAGGTTTCAGGGAAAGCCTCTCGTTCAAATCCTGGGCAAGCCCATGATCCAG AGAACATGGGAAAGGGCAAAGCTGGCGGTTACATTGGATCATCTTG TTGTGGCAACTGATGATGAAAAGATTGCTGACTGCTGTCGACAATTTGGAGCTGATGTTATTATGACTTCAGAATCTTGCAAAAATG GTACTGAGCGCTGCAATGAAGCTCTACAGAAGCTTGGGAAAAATTATGATATTGTTGTCAACATTCAGGGTGATGAACCACTTATTGAACCTGAGATAATAGACGGtgttgtgaaaactttgcag GCAGCTCCAGATGCAGTGTTCAGCACTGCAGTCACATCTTTAAAGCCTGAAGATGCTCATGATCCAAATAGAGTAAAATGTGTTGTAGATAATAGTGGTTATGCCATCTATTTTTCACGAGGATTAATCCCATTCAACAA GTCAGGGAAGGTCAATCCAAAGTTCCCGTATTTGCTTCATCTTGGGATTCAG AGCTATGATGCAAAGTTTCTAAGGATATACCCTGATCTTCAACCAACTCCTTTGCAACTAGAGGAGGATTTGGAGCAGCTTAAAGTGCTTGAGAATGGCTACAAGATGAAG GTGATAAAGGTTAATCATGAGGCTCATGGTGTTGACACTCCAGAAGATGTTGGAAAGCTAGAATCTCTAATGCGTGAGAGGAACTTGTCTTGA